In Populus nigra chromosome 1, ddPopNigr1.1, whole genome shotgun sequence, one genomic interval encodes:
- the LOC133673759 gene encoding RGG repeats nuclear RNA binding protein A-like, translated as MATANPFDILCDDDNNEDLSQLVAAAQLKAAEKPKKADKSAAAPASQPAKLPTKPAPPAQAVREAKNEGGRGGGRGEGRGYGRGRGRGGRFNRESNNNETTFIGNGFSGGSRPSEDGEAGRTSERRGYGAPRGGFRGGRRGGYSNGEAGEGERPRRQYDRHSGTGRGNELKREGSGRGNWGTPADEIAPETEEPVVDNEKSVITEKQPEEEDAAAAIKDAADASKDAAANEPEEKEPEDKEMTLEEYEKVLEEKRKALLSLKAEERKVGLDKDLQSMQQLSCKKSNDEIFIKLGSEKDKRKDAADKEDRAKKAVSINEFLKPAGGDRYYNPGRGRGRGRGRGGYGGNTRDVEAPSIEDPGQFPTLGGK; from the exons ATGGCAACAGCGAACCCTTTTGATATCCTTTGTGACGATGACAACAATGAGGACCTTTCTCAACTCGTCGCCGCTGCTCAGCTTAAGGCGGCCGAGAAGCCCAAGAAGGCGGATAAGTCCGCTGCTGCTCCTGCTTCTCAGCCTGCTAAGCTTCCCACCAAGCCTGCTCCCCCTGCACAAGCTG TGAGGGAGGCAAAGAATGAAGGTGGACGTGGAGGAGGCCGTGGAGAAGGGCGTGGCTATGGGCGTGGTCGCGGTCGCGGTGGCAGATTTAACAGAGaatcaaataacaatgaaaCGACCTTCATTGGCAATGGTTTTTCTGGAGGATCCAGACCATCTGAAGATGGAGAGGCTGGGAGAACGTCTGAGAGGCGTGGCTATGGTGCCCCTCGTGGTGGTTTCCGTGGTGGTCGCCGTGGTGGTTATAGCAATGGGGAAGCTGGAGAAGGTGAACGCCCTAGAAGGCAGTATGATCGCCACAGCGGTACCGGTCGTGG GAATGAGCTTAAACGCGAAGGGTCTGGCCGTGGTAACTGGGGAACTCCTGCTGATGAAATTGCTCC AGAGACTGAGGAACCTGTTGTTGACAACGAGAAGAGTGTCATTACTGAGAAGCAGCCAGAAGAGGAGGATGCTGCAGCTGCCATCAAGGATGCTGCAGATGCCAGCAAGGATGCTGCTGCGAATGAGCCAGAAGAGAAGGAGCCTGAGGACAAG GAGATGACACTGGAAGAGTATGAGAAGGTTCTTGAAGAGAAGAGGAAGGCTTTGCTTTCTCTGAAGGCTGAGGAGAGGAAAGTTGGCTTGGACAAAGACTTACAGTCCATGCAACAGCTGTCATGTAAGAAGAGCAACGATGAAATTTTTATCAAGCTG GGTTCTGAGAAGGACAAACGAAAAGATGCTGCTGACAAAGAAGACAGAGCCAAGAAG GCTGTCAGCATAAATGAATTCCTGAAGCCTGCTGGAGGTGACAGGTACTACAACCCTGGTCGAGGTCGAGGCCGTGGCCGTGGAAGGGGTGGATATGGAGGCAATACTCGTGATGTGGAAGCTCCCTCTATTGAAGACCCTGGGCAGTTCCCCACCTTGGGTGGCAAGTGA
- the LOC133681676 gene encoding pentatricopeptide repeat-containing protein At4g16835, mitochondrial-like, with product MPTQSKTQWGRAIFSKSTAQLDRHAKPSGVILSNKTITCYIRSRDLDSALNVFTNMAVKTTVTWNSVSAGFSMKRWKLRKPRNCCIENCRAEDGVKLFRTMVGFGIHPNSSTLNSILLGCSELSALQLGRQEHQLVCKSPLSNDTTAGTSLIGMYCKCGVMEDGWKLFLRVPRKDVVTWNEMISGYDQHKEGIKDLQLNLITCMVDLLGRAGKFVEAVDLIEKMPFKSHAAIFGTLLSACRTHKNTEIEEILIQRLQLDVYDYSP from the exons atGCCGACCCAATCAAAAACCCAATGGGGTCGGGCCATTTTCAGCAAATCCACTGCGCAGCTTGACCGCCATGCCAAACCTAGCGGTGTCATTTTATCAAACAAGACAATCACTTGCTATATTAGATCCAGAGACTTGGATTCTGCTCTTAATGTTTTCACTAATATGGCGGTTAAAACAACAGTTACTTGGAATTCAGTTTCGGCCGGTTTCTCAATGAAGCGCTGGAAATTGAGGAAGCCCAGGAACT GTTGTATTGAGAATTGCAGAGCTGAGGATGGTGTAAAGCTTTTTAGAACAATGGTGGGATTTGGTATTCATCCAAATTCGTCAACTTTGAACAGCATTTTGTTAGGGTGTAGTGAGTTGTCTGCTTTGCAGTTGGGCAGGCAAGAGCATCAACTAGTTTGCAAGTCTCCACTGTCTAATGATACAACCGCAGGAACTTCGTTGATTGGCATGTATTGTAAGTGTGGAGTGATGGAGGACGGTTGGAAATTGTTTTTGAGGGTTCCACGGAAGGATGTTGTCACTTGGAATGAAATGATTTCTGGTTATGATCAACACAAGGAAG GGATTAAGGACTTGCAGCTAAACCTGATCACATGTATGGTTGATCTTCTTGGTCGGGCAGGTAAGTTCGTGGAGGCTGTAGATTTGATCGAGAAAATGCCTTTCAAATCTCATGCTGCCATATTTGGGACGCTTTTAAGTGCATGTAGAACACACAAGAACACTGAGATAGAAGAAATCTTGATCCAACGGCTGCAGTTGGACGTGTATGATTATTCCCCATAA
- the LOC133689808 gene encoding GTP-binding protein YPTM2-like → MNPEYDYLFKLLLIGDSGVGKSCLLLRFADGSYLDSYISTIGVDFKIRTVEQDGKTMKLQIWDTAGQERFRTITSSYYRGAHGIIVVYDVTDQESFNNVKQWLSEIDRYASENVNKLLVGNKSDLTANKVVSYETAKAFADEIGIPFIETSAKNSTNVEQAFMAMAAEIKNRMASQPAMNNARPPTVQIRGQPVNQNSGCCSS, encoded by the exons ATGAATCCTGAATA cGATTATTTGTTCAAGCTTTTGCTCATTGGAGATTCTGGTGTCGGAAAATCATGTCTACTTCTGAGGTTTGCT GATGGTTCATATCTGGATAGTTACATCAGTACCATTGGAGTGGACTTT AAAATCCGTACTGTGGAACAGGATGGGAAAACAATGAAACTCCAAATT TGGGACACAGCTGGACAAGAGCGTTTTAGGACAATCACAAGCAGTTACTATCGTGGAGCTCATGGAATCATT GTTGTTTATGATGTTACAGATCAAGAGAGCTTCAACAATGTTAAACAATGGTTGAGTGAAATTGATCGTTATGCAAGTGAAAATGTGAACAAGCTTCTAGTTGGAAACAAGAGCGATCTCACAGCCAACAAAGTCGTCTCCTATGAGACAGCAAAG GCATTTGCGGATGAAATTGGGATCCCTTTCATTGAGACAAGCGCAAAAAATTCCACCAATGTTGAGCAGGCTTTCATGGCTATGGCTGCAGAGATCAAGAACAG GATGGCAAGCCAGCCAGCCATGAACAACGCAAGGCCCCCAACAGTGCAGATTCGAGGACAGCCTGTGAACCAGAATTCTGGCTGCTGCTCATCTTAG
- the LOC133680983 gene encoding uncharacterized protein LOC133680983 yields MQRSSNSSRVTEELFKNASTDTDQQELPTYDPLSHIGKKEKSRLRSAEYAIHVIPLLLVLCAIILWFFSNSPGCWLAFLVAKRRKEAKGTPNNLPKSSDWSLVPATIMEEGGIKADYSQANPPDSGLQS; encoded by the exons ATGCAGAGATCATCGAACAGTTCCAGAGTGACTGAAGAGTTGTTCAAGAACGCAAGCACAGACACAGATCAACAAGAACTTCCCACGTACGATCCACTTTCTCACATTGGAAAGAAGGAAAAGTCTCGTCTCAGATCTGCTGAGTATGCAATCCATGTCATCCCTCTCCTTCTTGTTCTCTGTGCCATCATCCTCTGGTTCTTCTCCAACTCCCCAG GTTGCTGGCTGGCTTTCCTCGTggccaaaagaagaaaagaagcgAAGGGCACCCCAAACAATCTTCCGAAGAGCTCGGATTGGAGCCTGGTGCCGGCTACAATTATGGAGGAAGGTGGTATCAAGGCAGATTACTCTCAAGCAAATCCACCGGACTCCGGCCTACAATCATGA
- the LOC133680982 gene encoding monooxygenase 2-like has translation MAIASASLLSLDSHVSSASSLHRSPHRARPFSRRKSWLLVRARNKKTNSLSVIEAKISTDDVSEEDIVIVGAGIAGLATAVSLQRLGVRSLVLEQAESLRTGGTSLTLFKNGWRVLDAIGVGSDLRSQFLEIQGMVVKSDDGRELRSFTFKDEDESQEVRAVERKILLETLAIKLPSAAVQFSSGLARMERRENGKMLLELVDGTRLLAKIVIGCDGIRSPVAKWMGFSEPRYVGHCAFRGLGFYANGQPFEPRVNYVYGRGLRAGYVPVSPTKVYWFICFNSPSPGPKTIDPSVLKKQAKELVKNWPSELLNLIDLTPDETISKTPLVDRWLWPAISPPPSTGTTVLVGDAWHPMTPNLGQGACCALEDAVVLARKLANAINSGPTSVEDAMQSYGIERWPRVFPLTVRANLVGSLLQWENPVVCSFRNNVVIPKLVRLGPILEHTNFECEPSLKRQTSEVPKQQ, from the exons ATGGCTATAGCTTCcgcctctcttctctctctcgaCTCTCATGTCTCATCCGCATCTTCTTTGCACCGTTCCCCTCACAGAGCTAGACCGTTTTCACGAAGAAAATCCTGGCTTCTTGTCCGAGCAAGAAATAAGAAAACCAACTCTTTGTCAGTCATTGAAGCTAAAATAAGTACCGATGATGTTAGTGAAGAAGACATTGTCATTGTGGGTGCTGGGATTGCTGGACTTGCCACTGCAGTGTCTCTACAAAG GCTCGGAGTTCGGTCATTGGTGCTTGAGCAAGCAGAATCACTAAGAACTGGTGGGACCTCACTTACCCTTTTCAAGAATGGATGGAGGGTACTGGATGCCATTGGGGTTGGAAGTGACCTTAGGAGCcaatttcttgaaattcaagG GATGGTGGTGAAGTCAGACGATGGAAGGGAACTGCGTTCCTTCACATTCAAAGATGAAGATGAGAG CCAAGAAGTTCGAGCGGTAGAGAGGAAAATACTTCTAGAGACTCTTGCCATTAAGCTGCCATCAGCAGCAGTTCAGTTCTCTTCAGGGCTAGCAAGGatggagagaagagaaaatgggAAAATGCTTCTGGAACTTGTGGACGGCACTAGGCTACTTGCAAAG ATTGTTATTGGCTGTGATGGCATTCGGTCTCCAGTTGCAAAGTGGATGGGGTTCTCCGAGCCCAGGTATGTAGGGCACTGTGCATTCCGAGGGCTTGGATTTTATGCCAATGGGCAGCCGTTTGAACCACGAGTGAATTATGTCTACGGGAGGGGATTGCGTGCTGGATATGTTCCAGTTTCTCCTACAAAAGTGTACTGGTTTATCTGCTTCAACAGCCCATCTCCAG GTCCAAAGACAATCGACCCATCTGTGTTGAAGAAACAGGCTAAAGAATTAGTCAAGAACTGGCCATCTGAGCTGCTAAACTTAATAGATCTAACCCCAGATGAAACAATCAGTAAAACTCCTCTGGTGGATCGTTGGCTGTGGCCAGCCATAAGCCCTCCCCCATCAACCGGAACGACTGTGTTGGTTGGAGATGCTTGGCACCCAATGACTCCTAATCTGGGGCAAGGTGCTTGTTGTGCATTGGAGGATGCAGTAGTTCTAGCAAGAAAACTTGCAAATGCAATCAACTCTGGACCCACATCTGTAGAGGATGCTATGCAGTCATATGGAATCGAAAGATGGCCTCGTGTCTTTCCTTTAACCGTACGAGCCAATCTTGTGGGGTCACTTTTGCAGTGGGAGAACCCGGTTGTCTGTTCTTTTCGGAACAATGTAGTCATACCTAAGCTAGTTAGGCTTGGTCCAATTTTGGAACACACAAACTTTGAATGTGAACCTTCGCTAAAAAGACAAACTTCTGAAGTCCCAAAGCAACAATGA